The following proteins come from a genomic window of Edaphobacter sp. 4G125:
- a CDS encoding multicopper oxidase family protein: MILTTPPEVYSPVVLAAVNDPVTGKGAFQFQGRDIPPVIHARPGTTLHVTYVNSMTRHSHEQCVDGSCMNMTNLHFHGLHVSPDAPQDDVISMMANPGETLHYSVVIPEDQPPGLYWYHTHPHGESYQQDLDGMSGAIVVDGIERYDPEIRNMTQRILVLRDRVTSKHDPTAQVWRNAVEVSQNCSTATEVPERIFTVNGVVRPRIPIAPKERQFWRIVNASPDLYADLKIDGEQLEIVALDGMPIGFHDPGRKTEFANHILLPPAGRVEAIVTGPRDGRVASLRTQCFDTGPDGDPNPTMVIADLVPGQSHANHPEIKGTVSGRAFYKPVPYKTLENVESRAPDYTVRFTEDKHGFYINDRKYGPNDPPMTTASIGSYYHWRVVNSTREVHPFHIHQVHFLVYSRNDQSMKQPVWLDTVNVPVGESLDIVMDFTDPIIRGVSLFHCHLLSHEDKGMMAKVLFK; encoded by the coding sequence GTGATTCTTACTACGCCTCCCGAGGTGTATTCTCCCGTCGTTCTCGCGGCCGTCAACGATCCCGTCACTGGCAAGGGAGCATTTCAATTTCAGGGTCGAGATATTCCTCCCGTGATTCACGCCCGTCCTGGAACGACATTGCATGTCACGTACGTCAATTCCATGACGCGCCACTCCCATGAGCAATGCGTCGATGGATCCTGCATGAATATGACGAATCTCCATTTTCACGGCCTTCATGTCTCGCCCGATGCTCCGCAGGACGATGTCATTTCGATGATGGCAAACCCAGGAGAGACATTGCATTATTCGGTTGTGATTCCTGAAGACCAGCCCCCAGGGCTCTACTGGTATCACACACATCCTCATGGCGAGAGCTATCAACAGGATCTGGATGGAATGTCTGGGGCTATCGTGGTCGATGGTATCGAGCGATATGACCCCGAAATTCGGAACATGACGCAGCGCATCCTCGTTCTTCGCGACCGGGTTACGTCGAAACACGATCCAACAGCGCAAGTGTGGCGGAATGCCGTTGAGGTCTCCCAAAACTGTTCTACAGCGACTGAGGTGCCAGAACGCATCTTTACAGTGAACGGGGTGGTGCGCCCCCGGATTCCAATTGCTCCGAAGGAACGGCAGTTTTGGAGAATTGTGAACGCATCGCCGGATCTATATGCCGATCTCAAAATCGACGGAGAACAACTGGAAATCGTTGCCCTCGATGGCATGCCGATTGGATTTCACGATCCGGGCCGAAAGACAGAATTCGCGAATCATATTCTCTTACCGCCAGCAGGGCGTGTGGAGGCAATCGTTACCGGTCCGAGGGACGGACGAGTAGCGTCACTTCGAACACAATGCTTCGACACGGGGCCCGATGGAGACCCGAACCCCACAATGGTGATCGCGGATCTCGTTCCCGGTCAATCGCATGCCAACCATCCTGAGATAAAGGGAACTGTTTCCGGTCGAGCATTCTACAAACCGGTTCCGTATAAGACTCTTGAAAATGTCGAATCACGAGCGCCGGACTACACAGTCAGGTTCACAGAGGACAAGCACGGCTTCTACATCAATGATCGCAAGTATGGGCCAAACGACCCGCCAATGACGACGGCCAGCATCGGTTCGTACTATCACTGGCGCGTTGTAAATTCCACTCGTGAGGTGCATCCGTTTCATATCCACCAGGTCCATTTTCTGGTGTATAGCAGAAATGATCAGTCAATGAAGCAGCCGGTATGGCTGGATACAGTCAATGTCCCGGTCGGAGAGAGTTTGGATATAGTGATGGATTTCACTGATCCGATCATTCGCGGCGTATCGCTCTTTCATTGTCATCTGCTGAGTCACGAGGACAAGGGTATGATGGCAAAGGTCCTATTTAAGTAA
- a CDS encoding GlxA family transcriptional regulator yields the protein MRRIVITGPPPVQVLDVTGPLEVFSNVQDYQVEIVATDGSTHLQTNRGISLGGAVPRDSISGSIDTLVVAGGLGAESGQYDDGYLRWISDTAGRSRRIASICTGAFILAAAGLLDGKRAVTHWNFCDRLAREFPQVNVLSNPIFLRDGPTYTSAGITAGIDLSLALVEEDHGHQTALAVARQLVMFLVRPGGQAQYSHMLSRQATIHEPLRELQVFMLENLRADLSVEALADRIGMSPRHFSRVCLREMKMNPGQFVDRLRVEAAQQMIDSSSMGLKEIADACGFGSADSMRRTFQRVIGITAGEYMQRFKRVDS from the coding sequence ATGAGAAGGATTGTCATTACCGGTCCCCCGCCAGTTCAGGTCTTGGATGTGACCGGTCCACTTGAGGTTTTCTCAAATGTTCAGGATTATCAAGTCGAGATCGTAGCCACGGATGGCTCGACTCACCTCCAGACCAATCGAGGAATTAGTCTGGGAGGCGCAGTACCTCGTGACAGTATTTCCGGTTCTATTGATACGCTTGTTGTTGCTGGTGGCCTCGGCGCAGAGAGTGGCCAGTACGATGATGGGTATCTTCGCTGGATTTCGGACACGGCAGGCAGATCTCGACGTATAGCTTCGATCTGCACCGGTGCTTTCATCCTTGCGGCAGCAGGCCTCCTCGATGGCAAGCGGGCCGTGACACATTGGAATTTCTGCGATCGACTTGCGCGAGAGTTTCCTCAAGTGAACGTTCTGTCGAATCCCATTTTTCTTCGCGATGGCCCGACCTATACCTCAGCCGGTATCACGGCCGGAATTGATCTTTCGCTCGCTTTAGTGGAGGAAGACCACGGACATCAAACCGCTCTCGCCGTAGCGAGGCAATTGGTCATGTTCCTTGTTCGCCCTGGAGGACAGGCCCAGTATAGCCACATGCTCTCTCGGCAGGCAACAATACACGAACCCCTTCGAGAGTTGCAAGTCTTCATGCTTGAGAATTTGCGTGCAGACCTCTCTGTCGAGGCTCTTGCCGACAGGATAGGAATGAGTCCACGGCACTTCTCACGCGTTTGCCTGCGTGAGATGAAGATGAATCCAGGGCAGTTTGTTGATCGTCTGCGCGTGGAGGCTGCACAGCAGATGATTGATAGCTCTTCTATGGGGCTGAAGGAGATCGCTGATGCATGTGGCTTCGGCTCTGCGGATTCGATGCGCCGCACATTCCAGCGCGTGATAGGGATTACGGCTGGCGAGTATATGCAACGATTTAAGCGGGTGGACTCCTAG
- a CDS encoding twin-arginine translocation signal domain-containing protein, which produces MNRRSFLKMTSVAA; this is translated from the coding sequence ATGAATCGACGTTCGTTCTTGAAAATGACTTCTGTTGCCGCATGA
- a CDS encoding LysR family transcriptional regulator → MTLQQLKYFCSVTEYGSFTKAAAQERITQPSLSLQIRRLERSVGAQLFIQFLCWL, encoded by the coding sequence ATGACCCTTCAACAGCTCAAGTATTTTTGCTCAGTCACCGAATATGGCAGCTTCACCAAAGCTGCCGCTCAGGAACGCATCACGCAGCCTTCACTTTCTCTTCAGATTCGCAGGCTCGAGCGATCGGTCGGCGCACAACTCTTCATTCAGTTTCTCTGCTGGTTGTGA
- a CDS encoding catalase — MGKLTTAFGAPVDDNQNIKTAGKRGPALLENLWFLEKMAHFDREVIPERRMHAKGAGAFGSFTVTHDITKYTKAKIFSEIGKVTPMFARFSTVAGERGAADAERDIRGFAMKFYTEQGNWDLVGNNTPVFFIRDPLKFPDLNHAVKRDPRTGLRSADNNWDWWSSLPESLHQVTITMSDRGIPRSFRHMHGFGSHTYSFINSENKRFWVKFTFKTQQGIQCLTDKEAEALVGKDRESNLRDLYEAIERKEFPRWTLYIQIMNEEDANTYHIHPFDLTKVWPHADYPLIEVGVMELNRNPENYFSDVEQAGFAPSNTVPGIGFSPDKMLQGRLFSYADAQRYRLGVNYYQIPVNAPKCPFHSYHRDGAMRVDGNYGGIPSYEPNRHGVWQEQPEFAEPPLAIDGDAEKFDFRKDDDDYYSQPGNLFRMFSPEEKQRLFENTARALGPASQVVRERHVGNCAKADPAYGEGVVKALEAFDAGEL, encoded by the coding sequence ATGGGCAAACTGACAACAGCGTTCGGCGCTCCCGTTGATGACAACCAGAACATAAAGACCGCAGGCAAACGTGGTCCAGCTCTGCTTGAGAACCTATGGTTTCTCGAAAAGATGGCTCACTTCGACCGCGAAGTGATTCCAGAACGGCGTATGCACGCTAAGGGCGCTGGCGCTTTCGGAAGCTTCACGGTTACTCATGACATCACGAAGTACACCAAGGCGAAGATCTTCTCTGAGATCGGCAAGGTCACTCCGATGTTTGCGCGGTTCTCCACGGTCGCGGGCGAGCGTGGAGCGGCGGATGCTGAACGTGATATCCGCGGTTTCGCGATGAAGTTCTATACGGAACAAGGAAACTGGGACCTGGTTGGAAACAACACCCCCGTCTTCTTTATCCGCGATCCACTGAAATTTCCCGACCTCAACCACGCCGTCAAGCGTGACCCACGAACCGGCTTGCGCAGCGCGGATAACAACTGGGACTGGTGGTCGAGCCTGCCTGAATCGTTGCATCAGGTCACCATCACCATGAGTGATCGCGGCATTCCTCGCTCCTTCCGCCATATGCATGGCTTCGGCAGCCATACGTACAGCTTCATCAATTCCGAGAACAAGCGCTTCTGGGTGAAATTCACCTTCAAGACGCAACAAGGTATCCAATGCCTTACAGACAAAGAAGCGGAAGCGTTAGTTGGCAAAGATCGTGAGTCAAACCTGCGCGATCTCTATGAGGCGATCGAACGGAAGGAGTTCCCTCGCTGGACTCTGTATATCCAGATCATGAATGAAGAGGATGCAAACACTTACCATATTCATCCGTTTGATCTGACAAAGGTCTGGCCTCATGCCGACTATCCTCTGATTGAGGTTGGCGTGATGGAGCTGAACCGCAATCCTGAAAATTATTTTTCGGACGTGGAGCAGGCTGGATTTGCACCGAGCAATACCGTGCCAGGCATCGGCTTCTCACCCGACAAGATGCTGCAGGGGCGTCTCTTCTCCTACGCGGACGCACAGCGTTATCGCCTCGGTGTGAACTACTACCAGATTCCGGTGAATGCTCCGAAGTGCCCGTTCCACTCCTATCATCGCGATGGTGCGATGCGTGTCGATGGCAACTATGGCGGCATTCCCAGCTACGAGCCCAATCGTCACGGTGTGTGGCAGGAACAACCGGAATTTGCCGAACCGCCGCTGGCTATCGATGGAGATGCGGAGAAGTTCGATTTCCGCAAAGACGACGATGACTACTATTCGCAGCCGGGCAATTTGTTTCGCATGTTCAGTCCCGAAGAAAAGCAACGTTTGTTTGAAAACACTGCACGTGCTCTCGGGCCGGCATCGCAGGTTGTTCGTGAGCGTCATGTTGGCAACTGCGCCAAGGCTGACCCAGCCTATGGAGAAGGTGTTGTCAAAGCACTTGAAGCATTTGACGCCGGTGAGCTGTAA
- a CDS encoding LysR family transcriptional regulator, whose amino-acid sequence MDRLREMETFVRVVETGSFSTAARYLRIGQPTISKTIAALEDRLGVRLLIRSTRRLSPTEAGIAFYERAVRTIAEANEADVAAQGVASGLEGRLRICSPVTFARLHLVPKLGAFLDAHPKLRLELVMDDRTIDLVAENIDVAIRLGTLTDSSLRARKLTQAKRYVVANPAYLARKGVPTNPVDLLEHDGIIYGQSSGGQEWIFRRGTSETSVQLRARLTLSAAEGIREAVLSGQGFAITSHWMFAPELMSGAVIPILKEWSLPPMELWVIYPSGKLTSTKARAFVKWFESTMITSK is encoded by the coding sequence ATGGATCGATTACGTGAGATGGAGACGTTTGTAAGGGTCGTGGAGACGGGGTCGTTTTCCACAGCGGCACGTTATCTCAGGATCGGTCAGCCGACAATTTCGAAAACCATTGCAGCATTGGAAGATAGGCTCGGCGTGCGTTTGCTTATCCGCTCCACCCGACGGCTATCGCCTACAGAAGCGGGGATCGCTTTTTATGAACGTGCCGTACGCACCATTGCGGAGGCGAACGAAGCTGATGTGGCAGCGCAAGGGGTGGCTTCAGGGCTCGAAGGTCGTCTCCGCATATGCTCGCCAGTCACCTTCGCACGACTGCATCTTGTTCCAAAACTTGGAGCGTTTCTTGATGCACATCCTAAGCTTCGACTTGAACTCGTGATGGATGACCGCACTATTGATCTTGTCGCTGAGAATATTGACGTAGCTATACGGCTTGGCACACTTACCGATTCTTCATTGCGAGCTAGAAAACTTACTCAAGCGAAACGATATGTCGTCGCAAACCCGGCGTATCTGGCAAGAAAAGGTGTTCCTACCAATCCAGTAGACTTACTTGAACATGACGGTATTATCTATGGTCAAAGCTCGGGAGGTCAGGAATGGATCTTTCGGCGTGGAACCTCGGAGACTTCAGTACAGCTTCGTGCCCGCCTTACCTTGAGCGCGGCTGAAGGTATACGTGAAGCCGTTCTATCCGGACAGGGGTTTGCCATCACGTCGCACTGGATGTTTGCTCCTGAACTTATGTCTGGTGCAGTGATTCCCATTCTCAAAGAATGGAGTCTTCCACCGATGGAACTCTGGGTAATCTATCCTTCGGGAAAACTGACAAGCACAAAAGCCCGAGCCTTCGTAAAGTGGTTCGAAAGCACCATGATTACTTCTAAATGA
- a CDS encoding glucose 1-dehydrogenase: protein MENKFAGKVAVVTGGSTGMGLATAKRFVEEGIDHVFITGRRREALDAAVAEIGKNVTAVEGDVANLADLDRLYDVVRKQNRKIDVLFANAGVSQPKPIAEVDEKFFDLHFDANVKGLYFTVQKALPLLNDGASVLLNGSIATTKGFPGISIYSATKAAVRSFARTLANELGNRRIRVNTLSPGHIDTPLLEQWQQGNALTKLKEEFAKNVPLGRMGTPDEIAKAASFLASDESSYINGVELFVDGGVAQI from the coding sequence ATGGAAAACAAATTTGCAGGTAAGGTCGCGGTTGTTACGGGTGGGTCAACGGGTATGGGATTAGCAACGGCCAAACGTTTTGTCGAAGAAGGTATAGATCACGTATTTATTACTGGCCGCCGCAGAGAGGCATTGGACGCAGCGGTAGCCGAAATTGGTAAGAACGTAACTGCGGTAGAAGGTGATGTTGCGAATCTAGCAGATCTCGACCGGCTCTATGATGTTGTCCGGAAACAGAACCGTAAGATCGATGTGCTCTTTGCGAATGCCGGAGTTTCGCAGCCGAAGCCGATTGCAGAGGTCGATGAGAAGTTCTTCGATCTTCACTTTGATGCTAATGTGAAGGGACTTTACTTCACCGTGCAGAAGGCATTGCCTCTGCTGAATGATGGTGCTTCAGTCCTCCTCAATGGTTCAATCGCTACCACTAAGGGATTTCCCGGTATCAGTATCTACAGCGCAACCAAAGCTGCGGTGCGCTCTTTCGCTCGCACGCTGGCGAACGAATTGGGCAATCGTCGCATCCGCGTGAATACGCTTAGTCCTGGTCATATCGACACTCCATTACTAGAGCAGTGGCAGCAAGGGAATGCTCTGACGAAGCTGAAGGAAGAATTTGCGAAGAATGTTCCGTTGGGACGTATGGGCACCCCTGATGAGATTGCCAAGGCTGCTTCTTTCCTGGCATCCGATGAGTCCAGCTACATCAATGGTGTAGAGCTCTTTGTAGACGGCGGCGTCGCGCAGATCTGA
- a CDS encoding efflux transporter outer membrane subunit, producing the protein MNAIHRNFAVFLLCVLLTGCMVGPNYKKPSVPIPPAFTGAPPIGPNSSGQNPIANEDWWKVFHDPVLNDLESQADAANRDIKIAVAHVDQAAAITKATRSQLLPIVGADISAARTREARNRPNNGNTAGRAATYNDIQLPLFASYEIDAWGRVRRSIESSRSTQEATEADLRFVTLSVEANVAVSYYNLRETDKELSILDSTIDTLKQSVGLTTNLFQHGLGSELEVKQAQTLLDQTISQEQALEIQRAQLEHGLAVLLGRTVEGFSVPRSPNNAVPPQIPIGLPGDLLERRPDIVEADRNVAAATAQIGVAKAAYFPQLSLSALTGYESSNATSLVNLQNTIASLGVSAAAPIFTGGRLKAGVEQARAAYRQSLAQYEKAVLVSYQETEDQLSALHFLEQQSQSQGRAVLEAKEAQDIAISRYKGGLVSYLDVVFAEQTVLANERTAAQIAGERMVASVVLIKTLGGGWNGTTTP; encoded by the coding sequence ATGAACGCCATTCATCGCAATTTTGCTGTTTTCCTTCTTTGCGTTCTCCTGACTGGATGCATGGTGGGACCCAACTATAAGAAGCCATCCGTTCCGATTCCACCAGCGTTTACGGGCGCGCCTCCAATCGGCCCGAATAGCAGTGGCCAGAACCCAATCGCAAACGAAGACTGGTGGAAGGTCTTCCACGATCCTGTCTTGAATGATCTGGAATCACAAGCAGATGCCGCAAACCGGGATATCAAAATCGCCGTAGCCCATGTTGATCAAGCAGCGGCTATTACCAAAGCAACGCGCTCCCAACTTCTTCCTATAGTCGGAGCAGATATATCTGCTGCTAGAACGCGTGAGGCAAGAAATCGTCCGAATAATGGGAACACCGCCGGCCGGGCTGCGACGTACAACGATATTCAGCTGCCTCTCTTCGCAAGTTACGAGATCGATGCATGGGGACGCGTACGACGATCGATCGAATCCTCCCGTTCAACACAAGAAGCCACTGAAGCCGATCTCCGATTCGTTACCCTCTCGGTCGAGGCGAATGTCGCCGTGAGCTACTACAACCTGCGCGAGACCGACAAGGAGCTCTCAATTCTTGACAGCACGATTGACACGCTGAAGCAGAGCGTTGGGCTGACAACGAACCTGTTTCAACATGGCCTAGGCAGCGAGCTTGAGGTAAAGCAGGCACAGACACTTCTCGACCAGACTATCTCACAGGAGCAAGCTCTTGAGATTCAACGCGCACAGCTCGAACATGGATTGGCCGTATTGCTCGGACGCACGGTGGAGGGTTTTTCTGTTCCCAGATCTCCGAATAATGCTGTGCCACCCCAAATTCCGATTGGATTGCCCGGGGATTTGTTGGAACGCCGTCCAGATATTGTTGAAGCTGACCGAAACGTTGCCGCCGCAACTGCTCAAATTGGGGTGGCAAAGGCCGCATACTTCCCCCAACTCTCTCTTTCTGCCCTGACGGGTTACGAAAGTAGCAATGCTACCAGCCTGGTGAACTTGCAGAACACGATCGCCTCCCTGGGTGTGTCCGCCGCTGCACCTATCTTCACAGGAGGCCGCCTGAAGGCTGGTGTGGAGCAGGCGCGGGCTGCATACAGGCAATCCCTAGCTCAGTATGAGAAGGCGGTTCTTGTCTCATATCAGGAGACAGAAGATCAACTCTCTGCTTTGCATTTTCTTGAACAACAATCACAGTCTCAAGGCAGGGCTGTGCTCGAAGCAAAAGAAGCGCAGGATATCGCAATTTCACGCTATAAAGGCGGGCTCGTGAGTTACCTTGATGTGGTATTTGCAGAGCAGACTGTACTCGCTAATGAACGAACAGCCGCACAGATCGCGGGCGAACGAATGGTCGCATCCGTTGTTTTGATAAAGACGCTTGGCGGTGGATGGAACGGAACCACAACTCCCTAG
- a CDS encoding efflux RND transporter periplasmic adaptor subunit gives MPSETPVTENTLLVPHSPSSKRSGVRLFLLAPVVLCLVGAVALVLRAQASNKLAVTTYALQVEPVSVIHPQSGAPSSDLALPSTIQAFSDSPIYARTNGYVAHWYADIGTHVRQGQLLAVIESPEVDQELSQARASLSQVQANLTLASITAKRYQGLIVTNAVSQQDVDQNNQNLEAQKANLQAANANVNRLQQMQGFERVVAPFDGIITQRRTDIGDLVNAGNGGATFELFRISKIDTVRVFVSVPENYSEQIANGLSATLELTALPGKQFQGSVVRSSHAIDAASHTLLTEIDVPNPSGQLMPGAYAEVHLRPSVPVPSLIIPSGAVLYQAAGPQVAIVTDKSEIRLKEIALGRDFGDTIEITSGISKSDAVVASPPDYLVDGMRVEVQTKNTGTQN, from the coding sequence ATGCCTAGCGAAACTCCTGTAACAGAGAACACGCTGCTCGTTCCTCATTCACCCTCGAGCAAGAGAAGCGGCGTGCGGCTTTTTCTTCTGGCTCCGGTGGTACTTTGCCTAGTCGGCGCAGTTGCACTGGTTCTCCGCGCGCAGGCGAGCAACAAACTTGCCGTGACAACGTATGCACTACAGGTAGAGCCTGTCTCTGTGATTCATCCGCAGAGCGGAGCACCCAGTAGTGACTTGGCATTGCCGAGTACGATCCAGGCATTTTCAGACTCGCCTATCTATGCGCGAACGAACGGCTATGTCGCTCACTGGTATGCGGATATCGGAACGCATGTCCGTCAAGGCCAGTTGCTCGCCGTCATCGAATCACCCGAGGTCGATCAAGAGCTAAGCCAGGCGCGCGCCAGTCTCAGCCAGGTGCAGGCCAATCTCACTCTTGCCAGCATTACGGCAAAACGATATCAGGGACTTATTGTCACCAATGCCGTCTCGCAGCAGGATGTCGATCAAAACAACCAAAATCTAGAAGCACAAAAGGCAAACCTGCAAGCAGCGAATGCAAACGTAAACCGCCTTCAACAGATGCAGGGATTCGAGCGCGTCGTTGCTCCATTTGATGGAATTATCACGCAGCGCAGGACCGATATCGGAGATCTCGTGAACGCGGGGAACGGAGGAGCCACATTTGAACTCTTCCGGATCTCGAAGATCGATACAGTCAGGGTATTTGTTTCTGTACCTGAGAACTATAGCGAACAGATTGCCAATGGCCTTAGCGCAACACTCGAACTTACGGCTCTTCCCGGAAAACAGTTTCAAGGAAGCGTTGTTCGTAGCAGCCACGCGATCGACGCCGCGTCTCACACTCTGCTTACTGAAATCGACGTGCCAAATCCATCCGGACAGTTGATGCCGGGAGCCTATGCCGAAGTACATCTCCGTCCTTCAGTGCCGGTACCTTCGTTGATCATTCCGTCTGGAGCGGTCCTCTATCAGGCTGCGGGCCCCCAGGTCGCCATAGTAACGGACAAAAGCGAGATTCGACTAAAGGAGATAGCGCTCGGACGCGATTTCGGTGACACCATTGAGATTACGAGTGGAATTTCGAAGAGTGACGCAGTCGTCGCAAGCCCACCGGACTACTTGGTCGATGGAATGCGCGTAGAAGTACAGACCAAGAACACCGGAACACAGAATTGA